A genome region from Dickeya dadantii NCPPB 898 includes the following:
- the xerD gene encoding site-specific tyrosine recombinase XerD, producing MPKQDQTLIEQFLDALWLERNLAENTLSSYRNDLRSLADWLAHHDSSLLQAQPSDLQDFLAERLEGGYKATSSARLLSAMRRLFQYLYREKQRPDDPSAPLSSPKLPQRLPKDLTEAQVEALLAAPVTDQPIELRDKAMLELLYATGLRVSELVGLTISDVSLRQGVVRVIGKGNKERLVPLGEEAVYWLEQYLEYSRPWLLNGQTLDVLFPSNRAQQMTRQTFWHRIKHYATLASIDSNKLSPHVLRHAFATHLLNHGADLRVVQMLLGHSDLSTTQIYTHVATERLRQLHQQHHPRA from the coding sequence ATGCCAAAACAGGATCAGACGTTAATCGAGCAGTTTCTGGATGCTCTGTGGCTGGAGCGCAATCTGGCGGAAAATACGCTGTCGTCCTATCGCAATGACCTGCGCTCGCTGGCGGACTGGCTGGCTCATCATGACAGTAGCCTGTTGCAGGCGCAGCCGTCGGATTTGCAGGACTTTCTGGCTGAACGCCTGGAAGGCGGCTACAAGGCGACCAGTTCGGCCCGTCTGCTGAGCGCGATGCGACGCTTGTTCCAGTACCTGTACCGGGAAAAACAGCGCCCCGACGACCCGAGCGCGCCGCTGTCTTCGCCCAAACTGCCGCAGCGGCTGCCGAAGGATCTGACGGAGGCGCAGGTAGAAGCGCTGCTGGCGGCGCCGGTTACCGATCAACCGATCGAACTGCGGGACAAAGCGATGCTGGAGCTGCTGTACGCCACCGGCCTGCGCGTATCGGAACTGGTGGGGCTGACCATCAGCGACGTCAGCCTGCGACAGGGCGTGGTGCGCGTGATAGGGAAGGGCAACAAAGAACGGCTGGTACCGCTGGGAGAAGAGGCGGTGTACTGGCTGGAACAGTATCTGGAGTACAGCCGCCCCTGGCTACTGAACGGCCAGACGCTGGATGTGCTGTTCCCAAGCAACCGCGCCCAGCAAATGACGCGCCAGACGTTCTGGCACCGCATCAAGCACTATGCGACACTGGCGTCTATTGACAGCAATAAACTTTCTCCGCATGTTTTGCGTCATGCCTTTGCAACCCACCTGCTGAATCACGGTGCGGATCTGCGAGTGGTACAGATGTTACTGGGCCACAGCGATCTTTCCACCACGCAGATTTATACCCACGTTGCGACGGAGCGGCTGAGACAGCTGCATCAACAGCACCATCCCCGGGCATGA
- the prfB gene encoding peptide chain release factor 2 (programmed frameshift), producing the protein MFEINPVKNRIQDLSERTAVLRGYLDYDAKKERLEEVNAELEQPDVWNEPERAQALGKERSSLEMIVDTIDQMVQGLDDVSGLLELAVEEDDEDTFNDTVAELDQLESKLGQLEFRRMFSGEYDSADCYLDLQAGSGGTEAQDWASMLLRMYLRWAESKGFKTEIIEESEGEVAGIKSATIKIMGEYAFGWLRTETGVHRLVRKSPFDSGGRRHTSFSSAFVYPEVDDDIDIEINPADLRIDVYRASGAGGQHVNRTESAVRITHIPTNIVTQCQNDRSQHKNKDQAMKQLKAKLYEFEMQKKNAEKQALEDNKSDIGWGSQIRSYVLDDSRIKDLRTGVETRNTQSVLDGDLDKFIEASLKAGL; encoded by the exons ATGTTTGAAATCAATCCGGTAAAAAACCGCATTCAGGACCTGTCTGAACGGACAGCTGTTCTGAGGGGGTATCTT GACTATGACGCCAAGAAAGAGCGTCTGGAAGAGGTAAACGCCGAGCTGGAACAGCCCGACGTATGGAACGAACCTGAACGCGCGCAGGCGCTGGGGAAAGAGCGTTCCTCCCTGGAAATGATTGTCGACACCATTGATCAGATGGTTCAGGGGCTGGACGATGTTTCCGGTCTGCTGGAACTGGCGGTGGAAGAAGACGACGAAGACACCTTCAACGACACCGTTGCCGAGCTGGATCAGCTGGAAAGCAAGCTGGGTCAGCTGGAATTCCGCCGTATGTTCTCCGGCGAGTACGACAGCGCCGACTGCTACCTCGACCTGCAGGCCGGTTCCGGCGGCACCGAGGCGCAGGACTGGGCCAGCATGCTGCTGCGCATGTATCTGCGCTGGGCGGAAAGCAAAGGCTTCAAGACCGAAATCATTGAAGAGTCCGAAGGTGAAGTGGCCGGTATCAAGTCCGCCACCATCAAAATCATGGGCGAATATGCGTTTGGCTGGCTGCGTACCGAAACTGGCGTACACCGTCTGGTGCGTAAGAGCCCGTTCGATTCCGGTGGTCGCCGTCACACCTCGTTCAGCTCTGCCTTCGTCTACCCGGAAGTGGATGACGACATTGATATCGAGATTAATCCCGCGGACCTGCGTATCGACGTATACCGCGCGTCCGGCGCCGGCGGCCAGCACGTTAACCGTACTGAATCCGCGGTGCGTATCACCCACATTCCCACCAATATCGTTACTCAGTGCCAGAACGATCGATCCCAGCACAAGAACAAAGATCAGGCCATGAAGCAGCTGAAAGCCAAGCTGTATGAGTTTGAAATGCAGAAGAAGAACGCGGAGAAACAGGCGCTGGAAGACAACAAGTCCGACATCGGCTGGGGCAGCCAGATTCGTTCTTATGTGCTGGATGACTCCCGTATTAAAGACCTGCGCACCGGGGTGGAAACACGCAATACCCAGTCGGTGCTGGACGGTGATCTGGACAAGTTTATCGAAGCAAGTTTAAAAGCGGGGTTATAA
- a CDS encoding GMC family oxidoreductase N-terminal domain-containing protein, with amino-acid sequence MRVDTLIIGSGIAAAALSQRLLDYDPNASILLLEAGGRVKMQDYNTWTTYLVNGKLPYERYYDLPYPDRDHPGENLNAGGTEIPLAGARALTYGGSTIHWGGWSFRLKPEDFYLHSNTGESIDWPFDYHELEPYYCAAEHYIGVSGDSHDPTVPRSAGYPFPAFPYSLEDQPMATAMESLGIGYSHVPIARHGITDTVSRHAPCQTTGTCKYCPFGARYAATNFLNDMQEWENHENFHIRTNVVVGKILMDDKQSATGVECVDKESGQTEVIHAKRIIVAAGTIESAKLLLRSASTNWPGGLGNQHDLVGRNFITHPYFIFTANLPDNPQALQPEMNFPTLCSRHFDSPEQQAKGKFILINPPGSPLLNLAQQMQNGLTREKMDAYVSGPTQIQLHGMLEVFSRYDNRILNFNKINHLGMEETLVDYTKDTTFDQRMMEIQSHVSQLFGQIGATLSGKPSVSWRADHAACVTRMSHDARQGVVDPHLCIHGTDNVYICSNAVFPSTGAINPTLTLAALSLRLADHLHHRGL; translated from the coding sequence ATGCGTGTCGATACGTTAATTATTGGTTCTGGCATCGCCGCCGCCGCCCTGTCGCAGCGTCTGCTGGATTACGATCCCAACGCTTCCATCCTGCTGCTGGAAGCCGGCGGCAGGGTGAAAATGCAGGATTACAACACCTGGACGACCTATCTGGTCAACGGCAAGCTGCCTTATGAACGGTATTACGATCTCCCCTACCCGGACCGGGATCATCCGGGAGAAAACCTGAACGCGGGCGGTACGGAAATCCCACTGGCCGGTGCGCGTGCGCTCACCTACGGCGGTTCGACCATCCACTGGGGCGGCTGGTCCTTCCGTCTTAAACCGGAAGATTTTTACCTGCACAGCAATACCGGCGAGTCGATCGACTGGCCATTCGATTACCACGAACTGGAACCCTATTACTGCGCCGCGGAGCATTACATCGGCGTCTCCGGCGATTCCCACGACCCCACCGTACCGCGCAGCGCGGGCTACCCGTTCCCTGCTTTCCCCTATTCGCTGGAAGACCAACCGATGGCGACGGCGATGGAGTCGCTCGGCATCGGTTATAGTCATGTCCCAATCGCGCGACACGGCATAACGGATACCGTGTCGCGCCACGCGCCGTGCCAGACGACCGGAACCTGCAAGTACTGCCCGTTCGGCGCCCGTTACGCCGCCACCAACTTCCTCAACGATATGCAGGAATGGGAAAACCACGAAAACTTCCATATCCGCACCAACGTCGTCGTGGGGAAAATCCTGATGGACGACAAGCAGTCGGCAACCGGCGTGGAATGCGTGGATAAAGAGAGTGGACAAACGGAAGTTATCCATGCCAAACGCATCATCGTGGCGGCAGGCACTATCGAATCCGCCAAACTGCTGCTGCGTTCAGCGTCGACAAACTGGCCCGGTGGGCTTGGCAACCAGCATGACCTGGTCGGCAGAAATTTTATTACTCACCCTTATTTCATCTTCACCGCCAACCTGCCGGATAACCCGCAGGCGCTGCAACCGGAGATGAATTTTCCCACCCTGTGCTCCCGCCATTTCGACAGCCCGGAACAACAGGCCAAAGGGAAATTCATACTGATTAACCCGCCCGGCAGCCCGCTGCTCAATCTGGCGCAGCAGATGCAAAACGGCCTGACGCGCGAAAAGATGGATGCCTATGTCTCCGGTCCGACGCAAATCCAGTTGCACGGCATGCTCGAAGTGTTTTCACGCTATGACAACCGCATCCTTAACTTTAACAAGATCAATCATCTGGGAATGGAAGAAACCCTTGTCGACTACACCAAAGACACCACTTTCGACCAACGGATGATGGAAATTCAGTCCCATGTCAGCCAACTGTTCGGGCAAATTGGCGCCACGCTGTCAGGCAAACCCAGCGTTTCCTGGCGCGCCGACCACGCCGCCTGCGTGACCCGGATGAGCCACGATGCCAGACAAGGGGTGGTCGATCCGCATCTGTGCATTCACGGTACCGACAATGTCTACATCTGCTCGAATGCGGTGTTCCCTTCCACCGGCGCCATCAACCCAACCCTGACGTTGGCGGCCCTGTCTCTGCGTCTGGCGGATCACCTCCACCATCGTGGCCTGTAA
- the lysS gene encoding lysine--tRNA ligase → MSEPQNQGAEQALDLNNELRTRREKLASLRETGVAFPNDFRRDSISDRLHASYDEKDNEELEALGLEVNVAGRMMTRRIMGKASFVTLQDVGGRIQLYVSRDDLPEGVYNEQFKKWDLGDIVGARGKLFKTKTGELSIHCTELRLLTKALRPLPDKFHGLADQETRYRQRYLDLIANEESRHTFRVRSQIMAGIRQFMVGRDFMEVETPMMQVIPGGAAARPFITHHNALDIDMYLRIAPELYLKRLVVGGFERVFEINRNFRNEGVSPRHNPEFTMMELYMAYADYKDLIELTESLFRTLAQDVLGATEVQYGDQVFDFGKPFEKLTMREAIKKYRPETNMADLDSFDAAKAIAESIGIKVEKSWGLGRIVTEIFEETAEAHLIQPTFITEYPAEVSPLARRNDQNPEITDRFEFFIGGREIGNGFSELNDAEDQAQRFQDQVAAKDAGDDEAMFYDEDYVTALEHGLPPTAGLGIGIDRLVMLFTNSHTIRDVILFPAMRPQK, encoded by the coding sequence ATGTCTGAACCACAAAATCAGGGTGCCGAACAGGCGCTGGATCTTAATAACGAACTCAGAACGCGCCGCGAGAAACTGGCGTCGTTGCGTGAAACCGGCGTGGCTTTCCCGAATGATTTCCGCCGTGACAGCATTTCTGATCGACTGCACGCCAGCTACGACGAAAAAGACAACGAAGAGCTGGAAGCGCTGGGTCTGGAAGTGAACGTGGCCGGCCGCATGATGACCCGTCGTATCATGGGCAAGGCGTCGTTCGTGACGCTGCAGGACGTGGGCGGCCGCATTCAGCTGTATGTGTCGCGCGACGATCTGCCGGAAGGCGTCTACAACGAACAGTTCAAAAAATGGGACCTCGGCGACATCGTCGGCGCGCGCGGCAAGTTGTTCAAAACCAAAACCGGCGAGTTGTCGATCCACTGTACCGAACTGCGTCTGCTGACCAAGGCGCTGCGCCCGTTGCCGGACAAGTTCCACGGCCTGGCGGATCAGGAAACCCGTTACCGTCAGCGCTATCTGGACCTGATCGCTAACGAAGAGTCTCGCCATACTTTCCGCGTACGCTCGCAGATTATGGCCGGCATCCGCCAGTTCATGGTCGGCCGCGACTTCATGGAAGTGGAAACGCCGATGATGCAGGTGATCCCCGGCGGTGCGGCGGCGCGTCCGTTCATCACCCATCACAACGCGCTGGATATCGACATGTACCTGCGTATCGCGCCGGAACTGTACCTGAAGCGTCTGGTGGTGGGCGGTTTTGAACGCGTGTTCGAAATCAACCGCAACTTCCGTAACGAAGGCGTGTCGCCGCGTCACAACCCTGAGTTCACCATGATGGAACTCTACATGGCGTACGCGGACTACAAAGACCTGATCGAACTGACCGAGTCGCTGTTCCGCACGCTGGCGCAGGACGTGCTGGGCGCGACCGAAGTGCAGTACGGCGACCAGGTGTTCGACTTCGGCAAGCCGTTCGAGAAGCTGACCATGCGTGAGGCGATCAAGAAATATCGCCCGGAAACCAACATGGCGGATCTGGACAGCTTCGACGCGGCGAAAGCCATCGCGGAATCTATCGGCATCAAGGTGGAGAAGAGCTGGGGTCTGGGCCGCATCGTCACCGAGATCTTCGAAGAAACCGCCGAAGCACATCTGATTCAGCCGACCTTCATCACTGAGTACCCGGCGGAAGTCTCTCCGCTGGCGCGTCGTAACGACCAGAATCCGGAAATTACCGACCGCTTTGAATTCTTCATCGGCGGACGTGAAATCGGCAACGGTTTCTCCGAGCTGAACGACGCTGAAGATCAGGCGCAACGCTTTCAGGATCAGGTTGCTGCGAAAGACGCCGGCGATGACGAAGCCATGTTCTACGACGAAGACTACGTTACCGCGCTGGAACACGGCCTGCCGCCGACCGCCGGCCTGGGCATCGGTATCGATCGTCTGGTGATGCTGTTCACCAACAGCCACACCATCCGCGACGTGATCCTGTTCCCGGCGATGCGTCCGCAGAAGTAA
- a CDS encoding alkaline phosphatase family protein produces MANSGLSNIEHIVVLMLENRSFDHMLGFLYADRNNLSPLGHPFAGLTGNETNPDSNGNPVQVFKITPDTPNAYFMPGSDPGEGYYATNSQLFGDIHAPGAPPANSNQGFVTDYAYTLGWQSQESGWKILPGTQAGNIMGCFTPQTLPVLSALATGYAVCDHWYGSAPTETLPNRAFVSAATSQGHMNDKTKSYTCPSIFGRLSQSAVTWSIYGYDQPPLTRHNFPDTQQADDSHFGLFSDFQQAARNGTLASYVFLEPSWGEDGNSQHPVADVALGEQLIHDVYYALRTSPLWNKTLLIITYDEHGGCYDHLPPPWNATPPDASTGEYGFDFTRFGPRVPTVLVSPWIEAGTVFRVADQATPLDHTSILKTVQQRWALSPLTNRDAAAPGVGDVLTLATPRTDDPLTGVTVPSSTGKNPAQGMPSHLQQVHAELVSELPVSDAQGGMHHQMPDMTTAAEYADYISQRTQDWLNSR; encoded by the coding sequence ATGGCTAATTCTGGGTTATCGAATATTGAGCATATTGTCGTATTAATGCTGGAAAACCGCTCTTTTGATCATATGCTGGGATTTCTTTACGCTGACCGGAATAACCTTTCTCCGCTCGGGCATCCCTTTGCCGGTTTAACCGGCAATGAAACCAATCCAGACAGTAACGGCAATCCGGTTCAGGTATTTAAAATTACGCCGGATACGCCCAATGCGTATTTCATGCCGGGTTCCGACCCCGGAGAAGGGTATTACGCGACGAATTCGCAACTGTTTGGCGATATTCATGCGCCAGGCGCCCCACCCGCCAACAGCAATCAGGGATTTGTCACTGACTACGCCTACACATTGGGCTGGCAGTCGCAGGAAAGCGGCTGGAAAATCCTGCCGGGCACCCAGGCCGGCAATATCATGGGGTGCTTTACGCCACAGACGCTTCCGGTGTTATCCGCGCTGGCAACAGGTTACGCCGTCTGTGATCATTGGTACGGCTCCGCCCCCACCGAGACGCTGCCCAACCGGGCGTTCGTTTCGGCTGCCACCTCGCAAGGACACATGAATGACAAGACCAAGAGCTACACTTGTCCGTCCATTTTTGGTCGGCTCAGCCAGTCCGCAGTCACCTGGTCCATCTACGGTTATGACCAGCCGCCGCTGACCCGCCACAATTTTCCCGATACCCAACAGGCTGATGATAGTCACTTCGGTTTGTTCAGCGATTTTCAGCAGGCGGCCCGCAACGGCACGCTGGCGTCGTATGTCTTTCTGGAACCCAGTTGGGGTGAGGACGGCAATAGCCAGCACCCGGTCGCCGACGTCGCATTGGGAGAACAGCTGATTCACGATGTTTACTATGCCCTGCGCACCAGCCCGCTCTGGAACAAGACGTTGCTGATCATTACCTACGATGAGCACGGCGGCTGTTACGATCATCTGCCTCCGCCGTGGAACGCCACGCCGCCGGATGCCAGTACCGGCGAGTACGGTTTCGACTTTACCCGTTTCGGGCCGCGCGTGCCCACCGTGCTGGTTTCACCCTGGATTGAAGCGGGCACCGTATTCCGGGTTGCGGATCAGGCGACACCGCTGGACCACACCTCGATCCTCAAAACCGTGCAACAACGCTGGGCGCTGTCGCCTCTGACAAACCGCGATGCCGCCGCCCCCGGCGTGGGGGACGTACTGACGCTCGCCACGCCGCGCACCGACGATCCGCTGACTGGGGTGACCGTTCCCTCCTCGACCGGAAAAAATCCGGCGCAGGGCATGCCATCCCACCTGCAACAGGTCCATGCCGAGCTGGTCAGCGAGCTGCCGGTATCGGATGCGCAAGGCGGAATGCACCATCAAATGCCCGACATGACCACTGCGGCCGAGTACGCCGACTACATCAGCCAGCGCACACAAGACTGGCTGAATTCCCGTTAA
- a CDS encoding ferritin-like domain-containing protein, whose product MSLETQKTELLDWLKTAMTLEFGTIPPYMMALVSLHPDKNRVPANLIRAVMIEEMLHMTLVGNLINSLGGRVDLGPDSLPSYPLAMEFRGKRFKDRKFDVNLQAFSPQAIEIFMMIELPSDWAEREPLMLMAADELDIDGLTIGDFYLNILHQLEELCGKYGESAVFCGDLALQISQDYYWSSGGKPIVITNLSSAREAINTIIEQGEGSSTSIYDDDHRTFGQPMELAHFYRFREIYFARYYQPGDKPHQPPSGEAFPVDYQAVYPIKTNPVAGDYAPDTPLAALNEQFNRQYTLMLLQLQQAFSGQPRALYTAIMNGMHGMVPIAVNMASQPIPGDAEQRHGTPTFSWFTP is encoded by the coding sequence ATGAGCCTTGAAACCCAAAAAACCGAATTGCTCGACTGGCTGAAAACCGCCATGACGCTGGAGTTTGGCACCATTCCGCCTTACATGATGGCACTCGTCAGCCTGCATCCGGATAAAAACCGGGTGCCCGCCAACCTCATCAGGGCGGTGATGATTGAAGAGATGCTGCACATGACGCTGGTCGGTAACCTGATCAACAGCCTGGGCGGCCGGGTCGACCTCGGGCCGGACTCGCTGCCGAGCTATCCGCTGGCGATGGAGTTCAGAGGAAAGCGCTTCAAAGACCGGAAGTTTGACGTCAACCTGCAGGCGTTCAGCCCGCAGGCGATCGAAATTTTTATGATGATTGAACTGCCTTCCGACTGGGCGGAACGGGAGCCGTTGATGCTGATGGCCGCCGACGAACTGGATATCGACGGCCTGACGATCGGCGACTTTTACCTCAACATTCTGCATCAACTGGAAGAACTGTGCGGTAAGTATGGCGAAAGCGCCGTTTTTTGCGGCGACCTCGCCTTGCAGATCAGTCAGGATTATTACTGGTCCAGCGGCGGCAAACCTATCGTGATCACCAATCTGTCCAGCGCCCGGGAAGCGATTAATACCATTATCGAACAGGGTGAAGGATCATCCACCAGCATCTACGACGATGACCACCGGACCTTCGGGCAGCCGATGGAACTGGCGCATTTCTATCGGTTCAGGGAGATCTATTTCGCCCGCTATTACCAGCCCGGCGATAAGCCGCACCAACCGCCCAGCGGCGAGGCCTTTCCGGTCGACTATCAGGCCGTGTACCCGATCAAGACCAACCCGGTTGCCGGCGATTACGCGCCGGACACACCGCTGGCGGCGCTCAATGAGCAATTCAACCGGCAATACACGCTGATGCTGTTGCAATTGCAGCAAGCCTTTAGCGGCCAACCGAGAGCCCTGTATACCGCGATCATGAACGGCATGCACGGCATGGTGCCCATCGCCGTCAATATGGCCAGCCAGCCGATACCCGGCGATGCCGAACAGCGTCATGGCACGCCGACATTCAGCTGGTTTACGCCTTAG
- the dsbC gene encoding bifunctional protein-disulfide isomerase/oxidoreductase DsbC: protein MKKRVVLFSLLTLALSGVARADDAAIKQTLNRLGLQSAEVKDSPIGGMKTVLTENGVLYITEDGKHLLQGPLYDVSGKTPVNVTNHILNERLDALKDQMIVYKAPQEKHVITVFTDITCGYCHKLHEQMKDYNALGITVRYLAYPRQGMNSQAAKDMQSIWCVADRNKAFDAAMKGDDVSPATCKTDIGAHYQLGVLFGVQGTPAIVLDDGTVVPGYQPPKEMMAMLDAHKASLKSGG, encoded by the coding sequence ATGAAAAAACGTGTAGTACTCTTTTCATTGCTGACTCTGGCCCTGAGCGGCGTGGCGCGCGCCGATGACGCCGCAATCAAGCAGACGCTAAACCGTCTGGGTTTGCAGAGCGCGGAAGTGAAGGATTCCCCCATCGGCGGGATGAAAACCGTGCTGACCGAGAACGGCGTGCTCTATATCACCGAGGACGGCAAACACCTGCTGCAGGGGCCGCTGTATGACGTCAGCGGCAAGACCCCGGTGAACGTTACCAACCATATTCTGAACGAGCGTCTGGATGCGCTGAAAGACCAGATGATCGTCTATAAGGCGCCGCAGGAAAAACATGTCATTACCGTGTTTACCGACATCACCTGCGGTTACTGCCACAAGCTGCACGAGCAGATGAAAGACTACAACGCGCTTGGCATTACCGTGCGTTATCTGGCGTATCCCCGTCAGGGCATGAATTCTCAGGCGGCAAAAGACATGCAGTCGATCTGGTGCGTGGCGGATCGCAACAAGGCGTTTGACGCCGCCATGAAAGGCGATGACGTGTCGCCTGCCACCTGTAAAACCGATATCGGCGCCCATTATCAGCTGGGCGTGCTGTTCGGCGTGCAGGGGACGCCGGCGATCGTGCTGGACGATGGCACGGTGGTGCCGGGATATCAGCCGCCCAAAGAGATGATGGCGATGCTGGATGCGCACAAAGCCTCGCTGAAATCAGGCGGTTAA
- the recJ gene encoding single-stranded-DNA-specific exonuclease RecJ, with the protein MNVVTQLRRRPTAETELPDSLPALLRRLYAQRGVRQMQELERSLRGLLDYRLLGGITQAVEVLRQALADNRRIVIVGDFDADGATSTALTVLALRSMGGREVQYLVPNRFEDGYGLSPEVVAQAAAKGAELIVTVDNGISSHAGVDDAHRRGIAVVVTDHHLPGETLPAAEAMINPNLSDCTFPSKALAGVGVAFYLMMALRANLRECGWFVERGLAEPNLAELLDLVALGTVADVVPLDANNRILISQGLSRIRAGKCRPGIRALLEVSNRDAVQLVASDLGFALGPRLNAAGRLDDMSVGVELLLCNDIVQARMLASDLDALNQSRREIEAGMQVEALHLCEQLERSRDTLPLGLAMYHPEWHQGVVGILASRIKERFHRPVIAFAPAGDGILKGSGRSIAGLHLRDALERLDTCHPGLMLKFGGHAMAAGLSLVEDRFDEFRQRFADLVGEWLDASQLEGVVWSDGELAIPELTLGTAEMLREAGPWGQAFPEPTFDGRFRLLQQRLVGERHLKVMVEPLGGGPLLDGIAFNVDTLLWPDSSVREVELAYKLDVNEFRGKRSVQLLIEHLWPL; encoded by the coding sequence GTGAATGTTGTTACCCAACTCCGTCGTCGCCCGACGGCGGAGACAGAGTTACCCGACTCCCTCCCCGCATTGTTGCGTCGTTTATACGCCCAGCGCGGCGTACGACAGATGCAGGAACTGGAACGCAGTCTGCGCGGCCTGCTGGATTACCGTCTGCTTGGCGGCATTACGCAGGCGGTCGAGGTGTTGCGTCAGGCGCTGGCGGATAACCGCCGCATCGTGATCGTCGGCGATTTCGACGCCGACGGCGCCACCAGCACCGCGCTGACGGTGCTGGCGTTGCGTAGCATGGGCGGCCGTGAAGTTCAGTATCTGGTGCCCAACCGGTTTGAAGATGGCTACGGGCTCAGTCCGGAAGTGGTGGCGCAAGCCGCCGCTAAAGGCGCGGAGCTGATCGTGACCGTCGATAACGGTATTTCGTCCCACGCCGGGGTGGACGATGCACACCGGCGCGGCATCGCGGTGGTGGTGACCGACCACCATCTGCCGGGGGAAACCCTGCCGGCGGCGGAGGCGATGATCAACCCCAACCTGTCGGATTGCACGTTTCCGTCGAAAGCGCTGGCCGGGGTGGGCGTCGCGTTTTACCTGATGATGGCGCTGCGGGCTAACCTGCGGGAGTGTGGCTGGTTTGTCGAACGCGGGCTGGCCGAGCCGAATCTGGCGGAACTGCTGGATCTGGTGGCGCTGGGCACGGTGGCGGACGTGGTGCCGCTGGATGCCAACAACCGTATTCTGATCTCGCAGGGATTAAGCCGGATCCGCGCCGGCAAATGCCGACCGGGGATTCGCGCGTTGCTGGAAGTGTCCAACCGCGACGCCGTCCAACTGGTGGCAAGCGATCTGGGGTTTGCGCTCGGGCCGCGTCTTAATGCCGCCGGCCGGCTGGACGATATGTCCGTCGGCGTGGAACTGCTGCTGTGTAACGACATCGTGCAGGCGCGGATGCTGGCCAGCGATCTGGATGCGCTGAACCAGAGTCGCCGTGAAATCGAAGCCGGGATGCAGGTGGAAGCGTTGCACTTGTGCGAACAGCTGGAGCGCAGCCGCGACACGCTGCCGCTGGGGCTGGCGATGTACCATCCGGAGTGGCATCAGGGAGTGGTGGGGATTCTGGCGTCGCGCATCAAGGAGCGCTTTCACCGCCCGGTTATCGCGTTTGCGCCCGCGGGCGACGGCATTCTGAAAGGTTCCGGGCGGTCTATCGCCGGGTTGCATCTGCGCGACGCGCTGGAACGCCTTGATACCTGTCACCCCGGCCTGATGCTGAAATTCGGCGGCCACGCCATGGCGGCGGGATTGTCGCTGGTGGAAGATCGCTTTGACGAGTTTCGCCAGCGTTTTGCCGACCTGGTGGGCGAGTGGCTGGATGCCTCGCAACTGGAAGGCGTCGTCTGGTCCGACGGCGAGCTGGCGATCCCTGAGCTGACGCTGGGCACTGCCGAGATGCTGCGTGAAGCGGGGCCGTGGGGGCAGGCGTTTCCGGAGCCGACTTTCGACGGGCGCTTTCGCCTGTTGCAGCAACGGCTGGTCGGCGAGCGCCACCTCAAAGTGATGGTGGAGCCGCTGGGCGGCGGCCCGCTGCTGGACGGCATCGCGTTCAACGTCGACACCCTGTTGTGGCCCGATAGCAGCGTGCGCGAAGTCGAGCTGGCTTACAAACTGGACGTCAACGAATTCCGCGGCAAACGTTCGGTACAACTGCTGATCGAGCACCTGTGGCCGCTGTAG